The Oncorhynchus mykiss isolate Arlee chromosome 14, USDA_OmykA_1.1, whole genome shotgun sequence genome segment ggtagggagagagacctcggtcagcctgagaccagtgttgatggtagagagagagacctcggtcagcctgagaccagtgttgatggtagagagagagacctcggtcagtctgagaccagtgttgatggtagggagagagacctcggtcagcctgagaccagtgttgatggtagggagagagacctcggtcagcctgagaccagtgttgatggtagagagagagacctcggtcagtctgagaccagtgttgatggtagggagagagacctcggtcagcctgagaccagtgttgatggtagggagagagacctcggtcagcctgagaccagtgttgatggtaaggagagagacctcggtcagcctgagaccagtgttgatggtagggagagagacctcggtcagcctgagaccagtgttgatggtagagagagagacctcggtcagtCTGAGACCAGTGctgatggtagggagagagacctcggtcagcctgagaccagtgttgatggtagggagagagacctcggtcagcctgagaccagtgttgatggtagggagagagacctcggtcagcctgagaccagtgctgatggtagagagagagacctcggtcagactgagaccagtgttgatggtagagagagagacctcggtcagcctgagaccagtgttgatggtagggagagagacctcggtcagactgagaccagtgttgatggtagggagagagacctcggtcagcctgagaccagtgttgatggtagggagagagacctcggtcagcctgagaccagtgctgatggtagggagagagacctcggtcagcctgagaccagtgctgatggtagggagagagacctcggtcagcctgagaccagtgttgatggtagggagagagacctcggtcagcctgagaccagtgctgatggtagggagagagacctcggtcagcctgagaccagtgctgatggtagggagagagacctcggtcagcttgagaccagtgttgatggtagggagagagacctcggtcagcctgagaccagtgttgatggtagggagagagacctcggtcagcctgagaccagtgttgatggtagggagagagacctcggtcagcttgagaccagtgttgatggtagggagagagacctcTGTCAGtctgagaccagtgttgatggtagggagagagacctcggtcagcctgtgacccatctacctgtctgtctgtccacagaTCACCTGTACAGAGGCTGCAATAGGAGATTTAAAACCTCTACTATCCCTGTGGGAATATGTACAACCATCCACCTCTCCAGGACAAAGGATGTCAGAACTGATACAGAGTCTGGAACAATGCCAACCCCAGAGAGAGGCTGTCTGGAATGTCTTTTACCTTGTTGTTTTTATTATCAcgggacacaaacaaacaagaagaTGTTATCAGATATGTTTGTTTGGATGAAAGGGAGAAAcccagagtgttttctttccttcTGACCAGGCTCTTCTCTACACTATGAGCTGATTgacccctctctgccccccctccaccccccccccccacacacaaatcGTCCCaccccaccacctccctcccaccGACAATGGATCTTACGAATGACACCACGGTCATCACAGACAGCGACTTATTGGATGACTCCTCAACCCGCATCCTGACTGGCTGTTTCCTCTCGCTGCTCATCCTCTCCACGTTGCTCGGCAACATCCTTGTGTGTGCCGCCGTCACCAAGTGCCGTCACCTGCGTTCCAAAGTCACCAACTTCTTTGTGATCTCGTTGGCCGTCTCCGACCTCCTGGTCGCTGTGCTGGTGATGCCGTGGAAGGCTGTGACGGAAGTCGCAGGGTTCTGGCCGTTTGGCTCGTTCTGCGACACTTGGGTGGCGTTCGACATCATGTGCTCCACGGCATCCATCTTGAACCTGTGTGTGATCAGCGTGGACCGTTACTGGGCAATATCCAGCCCGTTCCGCTATGAGAGGAACATGACTCCTAAAGTGGCGTTTGTGATGATCAGCGTGGCCTGGACACTCTCCGTCCTCATCTCCTTCATCCCCGTCCAGCTCAGCTGGCACAAAGCCCAGACCTttacctctacctccatcactacctcCACAACCACCCCCTACGGCCTCCAGGCCCACCCAGACTCCTCTAACCCTGTTGGGGATAACAACACACATCAGGCGCCCCGGGACTGGGACAACTGTCACTTCAGCCTGAACCGGACCTACGCCATCTCTACTTCTCTGATCAGCTTCTATATCCCAGTGATCATCATGGTGGTCACCTACACCCAGATCTACCGCATCGCCCACCGTCAGATCAGATGCATCGCCACCCTAGAACGAGCCGCAGAGAGCGCCAAGAACCGACACAACAGCATGGGAGAAGGCGGCGGAGAATCCAGCATCTCCGAATCGGAGAGCTCGTTCAAGATGACGTTCAAACGGGAGACAAAAGTCCTGAAGACGCTGACTCTGATCGTGGGCGTGTTCGTGTGCTGCTGGCTGCCCTTCTTCATCCTGAACTGCATGGTGCCGTTCTGTGAGCCGTCGCCCCGCGGAGCCGCGGCCTCCTTCACCTGTATCAGCCCcactatgtttgatgtgtttgtgtggttcGGGTGGGCCAACTCTTCCATCAACCCCATCATATATGCCTTCAACCCAGACTTCCGCAAAGCATTCTCTATCCTCCTGGGCTGCCACAGATTCTGTCCCGGAGATCACGGCATGGGCGCGTTCAGTCTCAATAAGAAGTGAGCTCAGAGCCTCAGAATTCCCAGTGGTAGTAATAAAAAACATACATGGAAAACATCTGCTGAGACACTGGTCTCAGAAGAGGACCTACAGTACCAGCTGTCATGAACGTCAGAGAACTATAGCATGCCATCATCGTCTGGTGCATTGTATCGCCATAAGCAAGCAGAGTAAGCACTACAACCTTGGTGTAAAAGGTTTGTTGTTGTCATTGAGGGTGCCGCCACCTTGTGCAGTGTCACTGGGCATAACGTACAGTATGATCTGAAATGGCACTGCAATAAGAGTCGAGTGACCCTTTGCAGTGTCCCTGACTGTGCAGCGAGTGCAGTACATATGACACATTGTGACACATTGTGTGACACATTGTCTCTTTGGAGTAGATACTACAGTGAGTCAGGGCCCCAGACTCTGACCCAGTGATGCTTTATTGTGAATTTTACAGAATGTTAAAAAGAGGTCACTTTATTACAAACGTTTtgagatgtaatacagtacttcAAGAAAATATATTATTCTTTACAATGTGTTCTCTTGCAAACAGTAACTTTGATTGTGTTTTTGTTAAAGTCAATACCAATACTGCCATTGTTTTAATTGATGGGGAACACCAAATGACGGTTAACTGAATAATCTTTCTAATGATGGTAATGAAATTCAGAAAGCTTAAGGCTATTTCATAACAAACATCAATTTAATTTGGGCTGCCATTTTAAATCCCTCTCCAAAGTGTTTTACCTTATTAATGAGCTACTCATCTTGCATTGTGTCTGTGGCTTTTCCAAAGCAATGCCAGGTGTCCCAACAAGCTCTCATAGTCTCACTGCAGAATGAGACGCTCAGCCACgttctccaaacgtcaaatttcgaagtgttttTCCTGCTCCTGCTGCTTTGTATCATTCCATTTCTCCAAACGTCAACTTTcgaagttaagggttaagtttaagcACTAATTTAGAATGGttaaggattaaggtttgggaaagggttcaaacattaagtttaggcactcattctgaatggttaaggtaatggttaaggttttggatagggttcaaacattaagtttaggcactcattctgaatggttaaggtaatggttaaggttttggatagggttcaaacattaagtttaggcactcattctgaatggttaaggtaatggttaaggttttggatagggttcaaacattaagtttaggcactcattctgaatggttaaggtaatggttaaggttttggatagggttcaaacattaagtttaggcactcattctgaatggttaaggttttggatagggttcaaacattaagtttagacactaacatgctgaccagaacGCTCGAGCCATCgcacgcatgttgattttgtccacccacaccagacgcaatcaggacatgcaggttgaaatatcaaaacgaactctgaaccaactatattaatttgggaacaggtcgaaaagcattaaacatttatggcaatttagctagctagctagcttgctgttgctagtgAATTTGTCCTGGTATATAGTCATTAAGGATGGGTAT includes the following:
- the LOC110489117 gene encoding D(1) dopamine receptor-like yields the protein MDLTNDTTVITDSDLLDDSSTRILTGCFLSLLILSTLLGNILVCAAVTKCRHLRSKVTNFFVISLAVSDLLVAVLVMPWKAVTEVAGFWPFGSFCDTWVAFDIMCSTASILNLCVISVDRYWAISSPFRYERNMTPKVAFVMISVAWTLSVLISFIPVQLSWHKAQTFTSTSITTSTTTPYGLQAHPDSSNPVGDNNTHQAPRDWDNCHFSLNRTYAISTSLISFYIPVIIMVVTYTQIYRIAHRQIRCIATLERAAESAKNRHNSMGEGGGESSISESESSFKMTFKRETKVLKTLTLIVGVFVCCWLPFFILNCMVPFCEPSPRGAAASFTCISPTMFDVFVWFGWANSSINPIIYAFNPDFRKAFSILLGCHRFCPGDHGMGAFSLNKK